The bacterium genome window below encodes:
- a CDS encoding PLP-dependent aspartate aminotransferase family protein gives MAKQVRGGFTTRAVHGGAVPDANHSVVTPIYQTATFQYDTVEEGARLGAETGSGYFYTRWANPTTHVFEQKVALLEGGEAALAVSSGMAAISTSVVSLLRAGDHAVVPTAVYQATFELFRGVLPRYGVEVTFLDDPDLDAYGHAIRSTTKLLYIETPNNPLLGVTDIAGVVALARRCGARTIADNTFATPYNQTPLALGVDLVCHSATKYLGGHHDVTAGAIVGSRDLVRCCVRTMRIFGGVLDPFAAYLLIRGLMTMGLRMERHNANAYALARYLTAHPKVEKVYYPGLPEHPRHDVATRQMSEGYGGMLSIEVRGDVAAGARCVEALRVAKLAVSLGGVSTLVTHPASTTSVNMPREARLAAGIADGLIRISVGIEDIDDLIEDFEQALGRV, from the coding sequence ATGGCGAAGCAGGTGCGGGGCGGGTTTACCACGCGGGCGGTGCATGGCGGCGCGGTGCCGGACGCGAACCACTCGGTTGTCACCCCAATCTATCAGACCGCCACGTTCCAGTACGACACGGTCGAGGAAGGAGCGCGGCTCGGCGCGGAGACCGGATCCGGGTACTTCTACACGCGGTGGGCCAACCCGACGACGCACGTGTTCGAGCAGAAGGTGGCCCTGCTTGAGGGCGGCGAGGCGGCGCTCGCGGTGTCGTCGGGCATGGCGGCGATCTCCACCTCGGTCGTCAGCCTGCTCCGCGCCGGCGACCACGCGGTCGTACCCACCGCGGTGTACCAAGCGACGTTCGAGTTGTTCCGCGGCGTGCTGCCGCGGTACGGCGTAGAAGTCACGTTCCTGGACGATCCCGACCTCGACGCCTACGGCCACGCGATCCGGTCCACCACGAAACTCCTCTACATCGAAACGCCGAACAACCCCCTCCTCGGCGTCACGGATATCGCCGGGGTGGTCGCGCTGGCGAGGCGGTGCGGCGCGCGGACGATCGCGGACAACACGTTCGCGACACCGTACAATCAGACGCCGCTCGCGCTCGGCGTCGATCTCGTCTGCCATAGCGCGACGAAGTACCTGGGGGGGCACCACGACGTGACGGCCGGGGCGATCGTGGGCTCGCGCGATCTGGTCCGGTGCTGTGTGCGGACGATGCGGATCTTCGGCGGCGTCCTTGATCCCTTCGCGGCGTACCTGTTGATCCGGGGCCTGATGACGATGGGGCTCCGTATGGAGCGGCACAACGCGAACGCCTACGCTCTCGCACGGTATCTGACCGCGCACCCGAAGGTGGAGAAGGTCTACTACCCCGGGCTTCCCGAGCATCCCCGCCACGACGTCGCGACCCGCCAGATGTCGGAGGGATACGGGGGCATGCTAAGCATCGAGGTGCGCGGCGATGTCGCCGCCGGGGCGCGTTGCGTGGAGGCGCTGCGCGTCGCCAAGCTGGCCGTCAGCCTGGGCGGGGTCAGCACGCTCGTGACGCACCCGGCGTCCACGACGAGCGTGAACATGCCGCGCGAGGCGCGCCTGGCCGCGGGGATCGCGGACGGGTTGATCCGGATCTCGGTGGGCATCGAGGACATCGACGACCTGATCGAGGACTTCGAGCAGGCGCTAGGGAGAGTCTAG
- a CDS encoding YSC84-related protein, with protein sequence MHMQTGGRAIVGSICAALLCVALVQSPSYAKTPQEIDASVDAALDRFTQQVSGADAFLRDAKGVLVFPDVVQAGIGVGGQYGQGALRIGGQTVAYYSLASASIGFQLGAQKKDVILVFLQDKALQDKALQDFQARQGWQVGVDGSVVLVNLGAHASIDSATLDQPIVGFVVGQQGLMYNLTLQGSKISKLQE encoded by the coding sequence ATGCACATGCAGACAGGCGGGCGGGCGATCGTCGGATCGATCTGCGCCGCGCTCTTGTGCGTCGCGTTGGTCCAAAGCCCGTCGTACGCGAAGACTCCACAGGAGATCGATGCGAGCGTTGATGCGGCACTCGACCGCTTCACGCAGCAAGTCAGCGGAGCCGACGCATTCCTCCGGGACGCCAAAGGCGTGCTTGTGTTCCCCGATGTCGTGCAGGCGGGGATCGGGGTCGGCGGACAGTACGGGCAGGGCGCGCTGCGGATCGGCGGGCAGACCGTTGCCTACTACAGCCTCGCGTCCGCATCGATCGGATTTCAGTTGGGCGCGCAAAAGAAAGATGTGATCTTGGTGTTCCTCCAGGACAAAGCGCTCCAGGACAAAGCGCTCCAGGACTTCCAAGCCCGGCAGGGGTGGCAGGTCGGCGTCGACGGCTCGGTGGTGCTTGTGAATCTTGGCGCCCACGCGTCCATCGACTCCGCGACGCTTGACCAACCCATTGTCGGGTTCGTCGTCGGCCAGCAGGGCCTGATGTACAATCTGACGCTGCAGGGGTCCAAGATCTCCAAACTGCAGGAGTAG
- a CDS encoding DMT family transporter, with protein sequence MPTLRIAADASLIGVAVIWGATFPLAKVVLRSLGPFSYLGLRFAIAGVLLLPLARRDLKRLRLADLGRGWLTGAVLFAAYALQTLGLAQTTASKAGLITGLNVVIVPVLLFVWIRRVPSAPTAAGVALAACGLWLLSWQGERLSAGDALVLGCAVALALHLILVGRFAGALPPAGFAFLQVSTVAVLGGAVGLVWEPRPIGVLPGTIASVVFMAVGATFAAYLAQSWAQRTVSPTRTGLLFAVEPVAAVGFSVAWLGEALGTRQALGAAAILAGVALGEAGRARDGA encoded by the coding sequence ATGCCCACGCTTCGGATAGCCGCCGACGCGTCGCTGATCGGGGTGGCGGTGATCTGGGGCGCGACGTTTCCCCTCGCCAAGGTCGTGCTCCGGTCTCTCGGGCCATTCTCCTATCTCGGTCTACGCTTCGCGATCGCGGGGGTGTTGCTGCTGCCTCTCGCGCGGCGCGATCTCAAGCGCCTCCGCTTGGCCGATCTGGGTCGCGGATGGCTGACCGGCGCGGTGCTGTTCGCCGCGTACGCGCTGCAGACGCTTGGGCTGGCGCAAACGACGGCCAGCAAGGCTGGCCTCATTACCGGCCTGAACGTCGTGATCGTGCCGGTGCTGCTCTTCGTCTGGATCCGGCGGGTCCCGAGCGCCCCGACGGCCGCCGGCGTCGCGCTCGCGGCGTGCGGGCTGTGGTTGCTGTCATGGCAGGGCGAACGCCTCAGTGCCGGTGATGCGCTCGTGCTCGGGTGCGCCGTGGCGCTCGCGCTGCACCTGATCCTGGTGGGACGGTTCGCGGGCGCGCTGCCGCCGGCCGGCTTTGCGTTCCTCCAGGTCTCGACCGTCGCGGTCCTGGGAGGGGCAGTGGGGCTGGTATGGGAGCCCCGGCCGATCGGCGTACTCCCTGGCACGATCGCATCCGTCGTGTTTATGGCGGTCGGCGCGACGTTCGCCGCCTACCTCGCGCAGTCGTGGGCGCAGCGCACCGTGTCCCCGACCCGCACTGGGCTGTTGTTCGCCGTGGAGCCGGTGGCCGCCGTCGGGTTCAGCGTGGCGTGGCTGGGCGAGGCGCTCGGCACCCGGCAGGCGCTGGGCGCGGCGGCGATTCTCGCGGGCGTGGCGCTGGGAGAGGCGGGGCGGGCGAGGGACGGCGCGTAG